One Streptomyces sp. P9-A2 DNA window includes the following coding sequences:
- a CDS encoding luciferase domain-containing protein, which translates to MTPAQQAMERLRAWPDLTACKAGCGTGQALRFARAEVVHFHTGRDVDLHLTRRAIQRFRYDLSASTAIQLVPGSNWVTVHLDCATDIDLLLTLVSVALKAHQAAPLPSPAPTAPGCNFHRVTVLPRDLVTER; encoded by the coding sequence ATGACACCGGCGCAGCAAGCCATGGAGCGACTTCGGGCCTGGCCCGATCTCACCGCCTGCAAGGCGGGGTGCGGTACCGGGCAGGCTCTCCGTTTCGCCCGGGCCGAGGTCGTCCACTTCCACACGGGACGGGACGTCGACCTCCATCTGACCCGCCGCGCCATCCAGCGCTTCCGCTACGACCTGAGCGCCTCGACCGCGATCCAGCTGGTCCCGGGGTCGAACTGGGTGACGGTGCATCTGGACTGCGCCACCGACATCGACCTGCTGCTGACCCTGGTGAGCGTGGCCCTCAAGGCCCACCAGGCCGCCCCGCTCCCCTCCCCCGCGCCGACGGCCCCCGGGTGCAATTTCCACCGGGTCACGGTGCTGCCGCGTGACCTGGTGACCGAACGCTGA
- a CDS encoding phosphatidylinositol-specific phospholipase C/glycerophosphodiester phosphodiesterase family protein, which translates to MALTTRRRALTILGTALAASFALPATQALAGEHGYRPRPLWRAHAHNDYEHPRPLLDAIDHRFGSVEADIHLVGDQLLVAHGPEDLDPSRTLESLYLDPLTARVRAHHGSVYRGHREPLRLLIDIKTEGASTYLELHRRLQRYRHLFTTCADGRVLPGPVTAVVSGDRAARAPMEAQRVRHAFYDGRLADLGGPARSSLIPLISDNWTLNFTWQGVGPFPAAERRKLRDIVGTAHGRGRTVRFWATPDLPGPARDALWGELVAADVDHLNTDDLAGLESFLDAYRPR; encoded by the coding sequence ATGGCCCTCACCACCCGTCGCAGAGCCCTCACCATCCTCGGCACCGCCCTCGCGGCCTCGTTCGCCCTGCCGGCGACCCAGGCACTGGCCGGTGAACACGGTTATCGCCCAAGGCCGTTGTGGCGGGCCCACGCCCACAACGACTACGAGCACCCGCGTCCCCTCCTCGACGCCATCGACCACCGTTTCGGCAGCGTCGAGGCCGACATCCACCTCGTGGGCGACCAACTCCTGGTCGCCCACGGCCCCGAGGACCTCGACCCGTCCCGCACTTTGGAGTCCCTCTACCTCGACCCGCTCACCGCCCGTGTGCGAGCCCACCACGGATCGGTGTACCGAGGGCACCGCGAACCGCTCCGGCTGCTCATCGACATCAAGACCGAGGGCGCGTCCACCTACCTCGAGCTGCACCGCCGTCTCCAGCGGTACCGGCACCTGTTCACCACCTGCGCCGACGGCCGGGTGCTGCCCGGTCCGGTCACCGCCGTCGTCTCCGGCGACCGCGCCGCCCGCGCCCCGATGGAGGCCCAGCGGGTACGGCACGCCTTCTACGACGGCCGGCTGGCCGACCTCGGCGGCCCGGCCCGCTCTTCCCTGATCCCGCTGATCAGCGACAACTGGACGCTCAACTTCACCTGGCAGGGCGTCGGTCCGTTCCCCGCCGCCGAGCGACGCAAGCTGCGTGACATCGTGGGCACCGCGCACGGGCGCGGCCGGACGGTCCGGTTCTGGGCCACCCCCGACCTGCCGGGCCCCGCCCGGGACGCCCTGTGGGGCGAACTGGTCGCCGCGGACGTCGACCACCTCAACACCGACGACCTCGCAGGGCTGGAGTCCTTCCTCGACGCGTACCGCCCGCGGTAA
- a CDS encoding acyl-CoA dehydrogenase family protein, whose protein sequence is MSTTSPTKTGPVSPVSAQPDLLYSEEEEALRAAVRDLLTDHCGAARVISRAESDTPHDLSLWKALADGMGLAGLLVPEERGGQGATHREAAVVLEELGRAVAPVPYLTSAVVATEALLACADGSEVLTSLASARRIGALAVPLHTAPGAPFPSARAADGVLHGELAGIADAAAADVLLVPAADGGLYAVEADATGVTVTGQTSLDLTRPLGRVTLDGTPGHRVGDAEPAVQRALRAGAGLLASEQLGLAEWSLTETVRYLKDRRQFNRPVGGFQALKHRLAQLWLEVVSLRAAARNAADALAADAVTVGDGPDTAVAVAVAQAYAGQVAVHAAEEALQLHGGIGMTWEHPVHLYLKRAKADSIAYGTAGAHREALAELVDLRTP, encoded by the coding sequence ATGAGCACGACGAGCCCGACGAAGACCGGCCCGGTGAGTCCGGTGAGCGCGCAACCCGATCTCCTCTACTCGGAGGAGGAAGAGGCGCTGCGCGCCGCCGTCCGGGACCTGCTCACCGACCACTGCGGCGCGGCCCGGGTGATCTCCCGCGCCGAGTCGGACACTCCGCACGACCTGTCGCTGTGGAAGGCACTCGCCGACGGCATGGGCCTCGCCGGGCTGCTGGTGCCCGAGGAGCGCGGCGGCCAGGGCGCCACGCACCGGGAGGCCGCGGTCGTCCTCGAGGAGCTGGGGCGGGCCGTCGCCCCCGTGCCCTATCTGACCAGCGCCGTCGTGGCCACCGAGGCACTGCTGGCCTGTGCCGACGGAAGCGAGGTGCTCACCTCGCTGGCGTCCGCGCGCCGCATCGGCGCCCTTGCCGTCCCCCTGCACACCGCCCCGGGCGCGCCCTTTCCCAGCGCCCGCGCGGCGGACGGCGTCCTGCACGGCGAGCTGGCAGGCATCGCGGACGCGGCCGCGGCCGACGTGCTGCTCGTCCCGGCGGCGGACGGCGGGCTGTACGCCGTCGAGGCGGACGCCACCGGCGTCACCGTTACCGGGCAGACCTCCCTGGACCTGACCCGGCCCCTCGGCCGCGTCACCTTGGACGGCACCCCGGGACACCGGGTGGGCGACGCGGAGCCCGCCGTGCAACGGGCTCTGCGCGCGGGCGCCGGACTGCTGGCCTCGGAACAACTCGGGCTCGCCGAATGGTCGTTGACGGAGACCGTCCGCTATCTGAAGGATCGCAGGCAGTTCAACCGGCCGGTGGGCGGTTTCCAGGCGCTCAAGCACCGGCTCGCCCAACTGTGGCTCGAGGTCGTCAGCCTCCGTGCGGCGGCCCGCAACGCGGCGGACGCGCTGGCCGCCGACGCGGTGACCGTGGGTGACGGCCCCGATACGGCTGTCGCCGTTGCTGTCGCGCAGGCATACGCGGGCCAGGTCGCCGTCCATGCCGCCGAGGAGGCGCTGCAACTGCACGGCGGCATCGGAATGACCTGGGAGCACCCGGTCCACCTGTACCTGAAGCGGGCCAAGGCCGACTCGATCGCCTACGGTACGGCGGGCGCCCACCGCGAGGCGCTGGCCGAACTCGTCGATCTACGAACCCCCTGA
- a CDS encoding DUF4180 domain-containing protein — translation MTAGHLATVHGVSVLLCGRDGSKLSGGRTALDLIGDALGCQADMAAVPVERVADDFFVLRSGVAGEVAQKFVNYRVRLAIIGDIASHVAGSDALRDFVREANRGKRLWFVPDRAELEARPA, via the coding sequence GTGACAGCCGGTCACCTCGCGACCGTGCACGGAGTCTCCGTTCTCCTGTGCGGCAGGGACGGATCGAAACTGAGTGGCGGCCGGACCGCCCTCGATCTGATCGGTGACGCCCTGGGGTGTCAGGCCGACATGGCGGCCGTCCCGGTCGAGCGGGTGGCGGACGACTTCTTCGTCCTGCGCTCGGGCGTGGCCGGTGAGGTCGCGCAGAAGTTCGTCAACTACCGCGTCCGCCTGGCGATCATCGGCGACATCGCCTCCCACGTGGCCGGCAGCGACGCCCTCCGCGACTTCGTGCGCGAGGCGAACCGGGGCAAGCGACTCTGGTTCGTCCCCGACCGTGCGGAACTCGAGGCGCGGCCGGCCTGA